Within the Poecilia reticulata strain Guanapo unplaced genomic scaffold, Guppy_female_1.0+MT scaffold_232, whole genome shotgun sequence genome, the region CCCCGCAGCGGCAGAACTTACGGAAAGCGGCGCGAAACTTCTGAGACATGGCGTTGTAGATGACCGGGTTGATGGCGCTGTTCAGGTAGATGCAGACCTTGCAGAAAAGGAGGAACCAGTTGTCCAGGTAGGGCTGGTCCAGGAAGGAGTTGACCACCACCAGGGTGCGGTATGGCATCCAGAGCACGGCGAACAGGATCACCACCACCGCCAGCATCTTGGTCACCTGCAGAGGACACAGGTTTAAAATAACGCTGACCAGTGACAATTCTAaatggacgacatcaagatgatTATGAAGGAAAATGTTGTTTGGCATTAATGTGCCAATATTTATcacatattaatatttttgtgtcaaATCAGACATAATTGCATATAGAAGTCATATTCActgatcatttttttgtttttcaagatggctgcaCGATTTTTATTGCTCTAAAATCAGCAGATGAATTGGTGTTAAATCATAGTCGACATATTTTGAACCATAGAAATCATATTTGTTTGAATCTTGTGTTTCATTTTACTGGTGGACGTCACGTTTTAAAATGGCGGGATAGTCGTGACGGAGAACATATGTTGGCACTGAAATCAACAGAAGTTGTTAACCATGGCTAACCACAACGCTcattagctaagctaagctaatgctaacctgTTAAACATATAAACTATTAGAGGAACCATTGAGATGCCCGTCATCATCCTGTCCTTCAGGTGGAGACAGTCCGACACTCGCTAATAGAAAATCCTCTTTCTGATTCTGCTGCATCTTTAAAGTTTTAGGAATTATTTGGTTCTGTCCATCTTGGTCCATTGTCTCCACTTTGGGCTCGTCTGTCCAGAGTCCCGCCTCTTTCAGTCCTTCATAACTGCAGTTTGGTTCTCGTCACCCTGATGCAGTTTCAGTTCATGTGAagcaaacagagcagctgattggaccccagcagctgattggtccccagcagctgattggtccccagcagctgattggtccCCAGCAGCTGATTGGNNNNNNNNNNNNNNNNNNNNNNNNNNNNNNNNNNNNNNNNNNNNNNNNNNNNNNNNNNNNNNNNNNNNNNNNNNNNNNNNNNNNNNNNNNNNNNNNNNNNNNNNNNNNNNNNNNNNNNNNNNNNNNNNNNNNNNNNNNNNNNNNNNNNNNNNNNNNNNNNNNNNNNNNNNNNNNNNNNNNNNNNNNNNNNNNNNNNNNNNNNNNNNNNNNNNNNNNNNNNNNNNNNNNNNNNNNNNNNNNNNNNccccagcagctgattggttccCAGCAGCTGGTTGGTccccagcagctgattggttcccagcagctgattggaccccagcagctgattggttccCAGCAGCTGGTTGGTCcccagcagctgattggaccCCAGCAGCTGGTTGGACcccagcagctgattggaccCAAACCTTCTCTGGGGACCAGAGCCTTCAGTCCATCTGTCCTTCAGCTGAGGCTGAGTTCAAACTGGGTCATCAGCAGGATTATAATCCCAAACTCAGAAGCTAATCTGCAGCAGAatggctgaaaaagaaaagaatcaaagTGCTGccacggcctagtcaaagtgcagaCCTCAGGCAGAAGGTCTGAGTTTCTGAACAGGGATCAGCTGGAGTCGTTACTGGTGATgcttttcattctgtttttaaacgTAACATTTAAtcagtgaaacaaaaatcagCTGAACTTTAACAGTGAATGTTAAACTTCCGGGTTCAGCTGACAGGaatgatgtcacttcctgcccttagaaaatgtacaaaaagcaGAGGATGAATTTAGACAaatgaatttcacatttctgtttcagactcttttggacatttttatatgAAACCAAAGATCTGAGGGATTTTGTGCGTCGCTCACCTGTCTGCGCGACGTCGCGGTGGAGCTGGAGTGTCGCGCGTTCTTGCAGCTGCTGCGCTGGTTGTTGCTGGCGGAGGCCGCCGCGCGCTTCTCCCGGCCTTTGGGGTCAGAGGGCAGCGGGTTGAGGAACAGGATCCTGGCGATCAGGCCGTACAGAACCGCggacagcagcagcggcagcacgAAGAAGACGCTGAAGTCGAAGAAGTAAATGGGCAGGTAGAACTTCCGGGGGACCCTGTAGCCGCACGTGACCACGGTGACGTTGGCGAACACCTGCAGCTCGATGTCGGACAGGTAGAACCACATGACGCAGTAGATGGAGGTGCAGACCCAGACCAGCAGGATGATCTTCTTGGCCCGGGACAGCGTGCACAGGAACTGGGCCTTGATCGGGTGGCAGATCGCGATGTAGCGCTCGATGGTGAAGGCGGTGATGGAGCCCGAGGACGCGTTGATGCCCAGGTACTGCAGGTAGGTGATGAGCAGGCAGCCGCAGCGGCCGAACACCCAGGAGGCGAACAGGCTGTCCGGGATGGCGGGCAGCCCGGCGGCCGTCAGGACCATCAGGTCGGCCACCGCCAGGCTGACCAGGTAGCAGTTGGTCGGAGTGCGCATGTGCCGGGTGATGAGCACCACCAGGATCACCATCACGTTCCCCACGATGCCCAGCGCGCagatgaggagcagcagcaggctgcTCACAACCTTGTACTGGACGCTGTGGTCCGTCcaggtccggttctggttctggtccaggtcccGAGGGGACGAGGAGGAGTTCTCCATCCTTCCTGACGCGCCAGCAGCGGGACCACCGAACCTGATCCAATCTGAGTGGAGCTGCTTCCCGCAGCCGGTGCGGCGCTTCTGTGCGTAAAACGCGGCGCCAGAACCAAGTGTGTGTGGGACAGATGGCGCTTTGGGTTTTGTTCCGTTTGGCACGCGCTCTCCTACGCAGAGCTTGGATTAACCCTTCACTGCCTGCAGCGGGGCGGCTGCCACTCAGTCCGCCTCATCAGAGGCAaacaggagaagcagcagcagcagcttctttacttttactggagaatgaaaatgattttgatcCATCCGGGTCTGAATATGAGAAGTGACCAGACTGAAGGTCAGCTCTGCTCTCTGGgatcaaatgtttctgttaaaaagcagcaggagaTTCACTTTagttcagtttgttgttgtttatgttttcctctctgAGTTTAGACTCATATTTTGTTCTCTGACGTGTAAAAGGTGCAGCATAAATAAAGTCTGTTAAatttatggtttattttctctgtgttttatcagaaggtaaaataaatacgGTGTTCCATAGATCAGTGAGGCGAATGAACGATCAGAAAAAACCCTAACCCACTTCGTATCTTTGTGTCCAAGCTGATCAATAACATCTGATCAGGTGGCGTTTAAGTTAAACTGATGCAAACATCCATTTTCAAACACCTGGACCGTCAgcgggtcaggaggagctgctgcctctccagctgacgttctgggcgagaggcggggtcacctggacgggtgcagggcaacacacacacacacacagggagaatttagacagaccagttaacctgacagtcatgtttctggactgtgggaggaaaccaggagaaaacccaccatgcagggagaacatggagactccatgcagaaagaccgggaatcgaacccagaaccttcttgctgcaaggcatcagctctacccactgcaccactgtgcagcctgatgCAAACATtcatttcactcaaaatgtATTGGAGTTTTTCAAAgattcattttttgaaaagcttttttaagCAGGTTCTTTGGTGGCAATAATACTGGAACCAATTTATCTCCATATTTCTTTATCAGAGAACCGAACCTGGAATCAGACGATATGTTTTTACTAATTACAGTTTCTGCTCTCCCtcatcatcctcatcttcatcatggTGGATCAACCTGCTGTGCTGtgaaggtcaaagttcaggctgGTTTCCCAGGCGACGCATTTAACGGATTATTATCCAGAACAAAGAGCTGAGAAGAACCGGCCTTCatcactcctcttcctccccacCGAGCTGCGGAGGCGGGAAACTCTCCTCCTCACCAACTGTGCAGAAGATTCTGCAGGAACCGGGCCGAGTTCGGAACACCGGTTCTGCCAACACGAGTCTCTGGCAACAGGTGGGGGCGGGGCGTTACATGAGCACCATCACTGCCACTGCAGAGAGATGAATGAACTGCTTTTgattaatcatcatcatcatcatcttcatcatcatcatcaccatcatcatcatcaccatcatcatcatcatcatcctgatCCTGATCCGTGTTTTCCTGCTGATTGTTcctaaagtgaaataaactgtaACCTTGATAAACCCGCAGGTTGCATAAAGAATCATAAAGACTTATACCGCCACCTAGAGGACGAAGCTGGTCGATACCAGACACAACcagaaacatttctaacattttaaatataaatgttgaaactcattttaaagctaaatcATAATTATTTGGTTCACACTGAATCTCCCCCATTTTCCTCATCAACATTAATTAATGCAGATTAAAGGGCAGCGATGGTTTTAAAGTACAACGTATTTCATCTCATACTGGATTAAAGGGTCGATTTTTACAGCAATGAAAAGAATCAGAactaaatattgtaaataaataaataaaaacaacgtATGTCTGTCACGTGACTGTGTTCCGTCTGTCAGTAAAAGCCGGTAAAGATGGCGGAATACGACCTAACGACTAAAATAGCTCATTTTCTGGACCGACACCTGGTTTTCCCTCTGCTGGAGTTCCTGTCCGTGAAGGAGGTGAAGCCGTTTATTCATGTGGGAAGCTAATGGCGGATGCTAGCAGGTTTAGCTCAGTCATGCTAGGTGGGCTAAAGGCTAGCTGCTAGCATTAGCCGCGGAGCTAACAGGCTGCTTTTACCTGAGTTAGTGTTCAGCTgaaaaataagaggaaaatGCGTCAGGATGTAGTTTATGACGCTTATTAGTAGCTTTAATCTGTGACGTAATGCGGGTTCAACCGAGAATGACGGGATGTTTGAAATCGGCTGATTTCTGAACATTATTCGTTGAATGATCCTGATTATCCTCCAGTTATTCATCTcttcatttatgtattttgaatagatctttattgagatacagGTCAGCATACATTGTGTCCGCCAGGGTTAAAACATGGAGACAATATTTTACCATAACATCTCATAAACACGTCACAGAGCATGTTTTAATAGCTTTGGTATTGGTGGTTTTCAGTAGTTCTCATTGTTTGACGTCATTTATTAACATGGAAAAAGGTGGTTTTCATTTATGAACGTGCCGTTTGGCTAAGAATATAagattaattatataaaaatgtttttttgttatcgGGTAACAAACAATACATGTTGAAGACAAAGGGAGAAGTATGGTTCAGTACAAATCAAAGTGAAAATACTTTTCCAAAGTTGaacagaaaaaggacaaaaaccaaaacatcttcTGG harbors:
- the trhrb gene encoding thyrotropin-releasing hormone receptor b, with protein sequence MENSSSSPRDLDQNQNRTWTDHSVQYKVVSSLLLLLICALGIVGNVMVILVVLITRHMRTPTNCYLVSLAVADLMVLTAAGLPAIPDSLFASWVFGRCGCLLITYLQYLGINASSGSITAFTIERYIAICHPIKAQFLCTLSRAKKIILLVWVCTSIYCVMWFYLSDIELQVFANVTVVTCGYRVPRKFYLPIYFFDFSVFFVLPLLLSAVLYGLIARILFLNPLPSDPKGREKRAAASASNNQRSSCKNARHSSSTATSRRQVTKMLAVVVILFAVLWMPYRTLVVVNSFLDQPYLDNWFLLFCKVCIYLNSAINPVIYNAMSQKFRAAFRKFCRCGAKGSDKPAACSVALTYSAVKDTSLVESTDHFATELEELTVTDELLADQKATFSESCGCAKVNFGHDWLEASEATGESPED